A single genomic interval of Eurosta solidaginis isolate ZX-2024a chromosome 3, ASM4086904v1, whole genome shotgun sequence harbors:
- the LOC137245811 gene encoding longitudinals lacking protein, isoforms N/O/W/X/Y-like, giving the protein MIRTSDGYWTILETVPYSLQNNTTNAAGTISNIANATQLTTHQHQSIQQSDRGNSNETNLIASATVVVEIPSESMGNDIKYTIPESEHHQLIHATRDGSIATGGPKQRIHIVKDVRLNSTVALSQQTTIPTTTNVEQSNRQHTTQAQLQQQFTINNCLGSGVVVQHHRPQRQQTTQPQREFIKIEAIPEKIMLRNVIQYDSVAVNSSSGDVITTTDTVINAMVENDKRQQQHLRLQNQQQQQQEVLNTSQSLELLDKATIEAVNESVLNAFNNQQEHEQNEAPKQQSEEEHEKLSSIMNYPTKILMSSTTEPGLQLQYVCNLCGKSYKIKGSLKRHKRYECGVAPTVACHFCPHKCKYKSDLRKHVSQKHAGQNSEELLISH; this is encoded by the exons ATGATCC GTACTTCAGATGGCTATTGGACAATATTGGAGACTGTACCTTATTCGTTGCAAAATAATACAACGAATGCGGCTGGAACTATCTCTAATATAGCAAATGCAACACAACTTACGACTCATCAACACCAATCAATTCAACAATCAGATCGAGGAAACTCAAATGAAACCAATTTGATAGCATCGGCGACTGTAGTAGTGGAAATTCCATCTGAATCAATGGGGAATGATATTAAATACACAATACCGGAATCCGAACATCATCAACTTATTCATGCCACACGGGATGGTTCGATTGCAACTGGTGGACCAAAGCAAAGGATTCATATTGTTAAGGATGTGCGATTAAATTCGACCGTGGCTCTCTCCCAACAAACAActataccaacaacaacaaacgttGAACAATCTAACCGCCAACATACAACACAAgcacaattacaacaacaatttacgataaataattgtttgggtaGTGGTGTAGTTGTACAACATCATCGCCCACAAAGACAACAAACAACACAACCACAACGcgaatttattaaaattgaagCAATTCCAGAGAAAATAATGTTACGTAATGTTATACAATATGACTCAGTTGCGGTAAATTCATCATCGGGAGATGTAATAACAACAACAGACACAGTCATCAACGCTATGGTGGAAAatgacaaacgacaacaacaacacctACGGCTACaaaatcaacagcaacaacaacaggaagTATTAAACACGTCACAATCATTAGAACTACTTGATAAAGCCACAATTGAAGCTGTAAATGAATCTGTATTGAACGCATTTAATAATCAACAAGAACACGAACAAAACGAAGCACCAAAGCAACAATCCGAAGAGGAACATGAAAAACTTTCATCAATAATGAACTATCCAACAAAGATTCTAATGTCATCAACAACAGAACCAGGCTTACAACTtcaatatgtttgtaatttatgtggaaaatcatataaaataaaaGGCTCGTTAAAACGTCACAAACGATATGAATGTGGGGTAGCCCCGACTGTGGCATGCCACTTTTGCCCCCACAAATGCAAATATAAATCTGATTTACGTAAACATGTCTCACAAAAGCATGCAGGACAAAATAGTGAGGAGCTTTTAATAAGCCATTGA